A single region of the Cricetulus griseus strain 17A/GY unplaced genomic scaffold, alternate assembly CriGri-PICRH-1.0 unplaced_scaffold_1, whole genome shotgun sequence genome encodes:
- the LOC113838036 gene encoding zinc finger protein 431-like: MHIDFTCEEWTLLDTSQKNLYKDVMLETYKNLNDIGYIWEDHTIEEHGASSKRHERHETNQIGEKSSVYTEYVKAFAYNSNLQSHKKTYTGEKHYECIHCCKVLDTHSNFQKHKRTHTGEKTYESIQCGKVFAKHIQIEGCKRTHTGEKPHECMQCDKGFADPSSLHVHKRTHTGEKPYECNQCGKAFTYHSCLLRHKITHTGEKPYECNHCGKGFADPSTLHVHKRTHTGEKPYECNQCGKAFAQHIHLQRHKITDTGEKPYECSQCGKTFTQHSHIQRHKITHTGEKPYECNQCGKAFMFHNHLQRHKRTHTGEKPYECNQCGKAFAQHSHLQRHKRIHTGEKPYECTQCGKAFMCHSHLQSHKITHTGEKPYECNQCGKAFADLSSLRVHKRTHSGEKPYECNQCGKAFAQHSHLQRHKRRHTGEKPYECNYCGKGFADSSGLHVHKRTHTGEKPYECTQCGKAFMCHSHLKCHKRTHSGEKPYECNWCGKAFAQPSHLQRHKIIHTGEKPYEYNQCGKAFAQQSSSNA, from the exons ATGCATATTGACTTCACTTGTGAAGAGTGGACtttgctggatacttctcagaagaatctctacaaagatgtgatgctggagacctacaagaacctcaatgatatag GTTACATTTGGGAAGACCATACTATTGAAGAACATGGTGCAAGTTCTAAAAGAcatgaaag GCATGAAACCAACCAAATTGGAGAGAAGTCTTCTGTATATACAGAATATGTTAAAGCCTTTGCATATAACAGTAATCTTCAAAGCCATAAAAAAACATACACTGGAGAGAAACACTATGAATGTATTCACTGTTGTAAAGTCTTAGATACACACAgtaattttcaaaaacataaaagaacacatactggggagaaaACCTATGAAAGTATTCAATGTGGTAAAGTCTTTGCTAAGCACATTCAAATTGAAGGCtgtaaaagaacacatactggagagaaaccccaTGAATGTATGCAATGTGATAAAGGCTTTGCTGATCCTAGTTCTCTTCatgtgcataaaagaacacatactggagagaaaccctatgaatgtaatcagtgtggtaaagcctttacaTATCACAGCTGTCTTCTAAGGCACAAAATaacacatactggggagaaaccatATGAATGCAATCATTGTGGTAAAGGCTTTGCTGATCCAAGCACCCTTCatgtacataaaagaacacatactggagagaaaccctatgaatgtaatcagtgtggtaaagcctttgctcagcacattcatcttcaaagacataaaataacagatactggagagaaaccctatgaatgtagcCAATGTGGGAAAACCTTTACTCAGCACAGTCATattcaaagacataaaataacacatactggagagaaaccctatgaatgtaatcagtgtggtaaagccttcaTGTTTCACAATCACcttcaaagacataaaagaacacatactggagagaaaccctatgaatgtaatcagtgtggtaaagcttttgcacagcacagtcatcttcaaagacataaaagaatacatactggagagaaaccctatgaatgtactcagtgtggtaaagctttcATGtgtcacagtcatcttcaaagccataaaataacacatacaggagagaaaccctatgaatgtaatcagtgtggtaaagcctttgctgaTCTCAGTTCCCTTCGtgtgcataaaagaacacatagtggagagaaaccctatgaatgtaatcagtgtggtaaagcttttgcacagcacagtcatcttcaaagacacaaaagaagacatactggggagaaaccatATGAATGCAATTACTGTGGTAAAGGCTTTGCTGATTCCAGTGGCCTTCatgtgcataaaagaacacatactggagagaaaccctatgaatgtactcagtgtggtaaagccttcaTGTGTCACAGTCATCTTAAAtgccataaaagaacacatagtggagagaaaccttatgaatgtaattggtgtggtaaagcatttgcacAGCCTAGtcatcttcaaagacataaaataattcatactggagagaaaccctatgaatataatcagtgtggtaaagcatttgctcagcagtcatcttcaaatgcatGA